Proteins from one Sarcophilus harrisii chromosome 2, mSarHar1.11, whole genome shotgun sequence genomic window:
- the RPS24 gene encoding 40S ribosomal protein S24 isoform X1 codes for MLKLAGNRAPRANDTVTIRTRKFMTNRLLQRKQMVIDVLHPGKATVPKTEIREKLAKMYKTTPDVIFVFGFRTHFGGGKTTGFGMIYDSLDYAKKNEPKHRLARHGLYEKKKTSRKQRKERKNRMKKVRGTAKANVGAGKKKD; via the exons ATGTTGAAACTAGCCGGGAACCGCGCTCCAAGAGCG AATGACACTGTAACTATCAGAACCAGGAAGTTCATGACAAACAGACTTCTTCAGCGAAAACAGATG GTTATAGATGTCCTTCATCCTGGAAAGGCCACAGTGCCCAAGACTGAAATTCGAGAAAAACTGGCCAAGATGTACAAGACGACTCcagatgtcatttttgtctttggattcaGAACCCATTTTGGTGGTGGCAAAACAACAGGCTTTGGCATGATTTATGATTCCCTTGActatgcaaagaaaaatgaaccaAAACACAGACTTGCAAGG CATGGCCTgtatgagaagaaaaagacatcCAGAAAGCAGCGAAAGGAACGCAAAAACAGAATGAAGAAAGTCAGGGGTACTGCAAAGGCAAATGTTGGTGCTGGCAAAAAG aAGGACTAA
- the RPS24 gene encoding 40S ribosomal protein S24 isoform X3, which translates to MLKLAGNRAPRANDTVTIRTRKFMTNRLLQRKQMVIDVLHPGKATVPKTEIREKLAKMYKTTPDVIFVFGFRTHFGGGKTTGFGMIYDSLDYAKKNEPKHRLARHGLYEKKKTSRKQRKERKNRMKKVRGTAKANVGAGKK; encoded by the exons ATGTTGAAACTAGCCGGGAACCGCGCTCCAAGAGCG AATGACACTGTAACTATCAGAACCAGGAAGTTCATGACAAACAGACTTCTTCAGCGAAAACAGATG GTTATAGATGTCCTTCATCCTGGAAAGGCCACAGTGCCCAAGACTGAAATTCGAGAAAAACTGGCCAAGATGTACAAGACGACTCcagatgtcatttttgtctttggattcaGAACCCATTTTGGTGGTGGCAAAACAACAGGCTTTGGCATGATTTATGATTCCCTTGActatgcaaagaaaaatgaaccaAAACACAGACTTGCAAGG CATGGCCTgtatgagaagaaaaagacatcCAGAAAGCAGCGAAAGGAACGCAAAAACAGAATGAAGAAAGTCAGGGGTACTGCAAAGGCAAATGTTGGTGCTGGCAAAAAG TGA
- the RPS24 gene encoding 40S ribosomal protein S24 isoform X4, with protein MNDTVTIRTRKFMTNRLLQRKQMVIDVLHPGKATVPKTEIREKLAKMYKTTPDVIFVFGFRTHFGGGKTTGFGMIYDSLDYAKKNEPKHRLARHGLYEKKKTSRKQRKERKNRMKKVRGTAKANVGAGKKKD; from the exons ATG AATGACACTGTAACTATCAGAACCAGGAAGTTCATGACAAACAGACTTCTTCAGCGAAAACAGATG GTTATAGATGTCCTTCATCCTGGAAAGGCCACAGTGCCCAAGACTGAAATTCGAGAAAAACTGGCCAAGATGTACAAGACGACTCcagatgtcatttttgtctttggattcaGAACCCATTTTGGTGGTGGCAAAACAACAGGCTTTGGCATGATTTATGATTCCCTTGActatgcaaagaaaaatgaaccaAAACACAGACTTGCAAGG CATGGCCTgtatgagaagaaaaagacatcCAGAAAGCAGCGAAAGGAACGCAAAAACAGAATGAAGAAAGTCAGGGGTACTGCAAAGGCAAATGTTGGTGCTGGCAAAAAG aAGGACTAA
- the RPS24 gene encoding 40S ribosomal protein S24 isoform X2, with amino-acid sequence MLKLAGNRAPRANDTVTIRTRKFMTNRLLQRKQMVIDVLHPGKATVPKTEIREKLAKMYKTTPDVIFVFGFRTHFGGGKTTGFGMIYDSLDYAKKNEPKHRLARHGLYEKKKTSRKQRKERKNRMKKVRGTAKANVGAGKKK; translated from the exons ATGTTGAAACTAGCCGGGAACCGCGCTCCAAGAGCG AATGACACTGTAACTATCAGAACCAGGAAGTTCATGACAAACAGACTTCTTCAGCGAAAACAGATG GTTATAGATGTCCTTCATCCTGGAAAGGCCACAGTGCCCAAGACTGAAATTCGAGAAAAACTGGCCAAGATGTACAAGACGACTCcagatgtcatttttgtctttggattcaGAACCCATTTTGGTGGTGGCAAAACAACAGGCTTTGGCATGATTTATGATTCCCTTGActatgcaaagaaaaatgaaccaAAACACAGACTTGCAAGG CATGGCCTgtatgagaagaaaaagacatcCAGAAAGCAGCGAAAGGAACGCAAAAACAGAATGAAGAAAGTCAGGGGTACTGCAAAGGCAAATGTTGGTGCTGGCAAAAAG AAATGA